The region CCATATGCTTTGTTTAAATTGACACTGGCTGTTAACCCAACCCCTAAAACGATTATAATCACTGTTCCTATAAATTCACCGAAATATTCTTGCATAAATAGACTCCTTATTATTTAATTATAGACTCAACAATGTGAGCTAATTCTTGATTTGTTGGTACAACTGGATTTCCTGGAAATGTACCATCTTCACGAGCATGTGAAACGATCCATTCCATATTTTCACGAACGTCTGATTCAGAAATGCCAAATTCTTTTAAAGTTTTCGGACATTTCATCGCTTTCATCATAGTAAAAATTTGTTTTTGTAGTCGTTTAATTAAGACTTGATCATTGGTACTAAATGATGCTGAGGCCAAGTCAGTTTTTCCAATAGCAGCGGCGTATTTAGCAGCAACTTGTTTATCACGTGCATTAAATTCAACAACGTAAGGGAGCAACATTGCATTTGCTAAACCGTGTGGGACATGAAATTTAGCACCAATTTGGTGAGCTAGAGAGTGACAAATACCTAAGCCAGCTGTATTAAATGCTAAACCAGCAGCACATGAAGCATCATGAATTTTATGACGTAAGTCAAAATCTGTACCATGCTGATACGTCTCTACTAAATGAGCAATAATAACTTGAATTGATTTTTCTGCTAAGGCATCTGTATACAAATTAGCATCATTGGCTACTAGTGATTCTAAGGCATGCGTTAACACATCTAATCCAGAAAAAGCTGTTACGCTATTTGGTGCACTCATCACTAAAGTTGGATCTAAAATAGCAATATCTGGAATTAAATGATCCTTAATAATTGGGAATTTCACACCATTTTTAGTATCTGAGACTACTGCTGTATTTGTAACTTCTGACCCTGTCCCGCTAGTCGTTGGAATGGCGACAAAATTTCCCACCTTTTGATTTGTTAATTTTTCGCCAAAAAAGCGAATGGCTTTGGCTGTATCAATCGCTGATCCCCCACCAACTGCAATAATCACTGACGGTTGAACCTCTTGATAGACCTCAACCCCACTCATGATATTTTCTAGCGGTGGATCTGGTTTAATGTCAGAAAATAATCTTACTTGATTGGTACTAGCAAGTTGATCACAGATGATATTCAAACTGTCAGTACCAGGCAAGAATGAATCACAAACCATTAAAATACGCGCATTTTGGATATCTCCTAGAACCGACAGACTGTCGGCTCCAGAATATATTTTTGTAGGAACAACCAATTTTTCCATTATTAATCTCTCCAAACTCTCATTGAAAATCCTTGAGGTGAATTTAAACGACGACGACGAGTAAATGTTTTCGCAGTAGTTGTTCCTTCACCAGTTGGTGTTGAAATTGTTAAAGCTGAAGCGCCGGTGAAGCCAACCCCTGTTCCGGCAAATGTAGGACCATTGACCACAAAGATAGACGTATTCATACGATGAGCTGCTTTATTAATATGTTTTAAATCACCTGAATGGATAGATGAGGTATGATGGTTACCACCTTCTGCTTCAAGAGCGATTTGTAACATATCATCAAAATCTTTCGCACAAACAACTGGGACAATTGGCATCAACATTTCTTTTTCAACAAATGGATGATCTTTTGCTGTTTCCATAATGATTAGATTTGGTTTACCTGTATAGCTAATCTTAGCTTCATCTAAAATATAAGTAGCGTCTTTACCGATAAATTGACGACTAGGTGTGCCATTTTCACGTAAAGTTAAAGCTAATAAAGCATCGATATCTTTTTGAGCTGTTAGTAAGAAAGCTCCTTCTGCTTGCATTAAACGAATTAAGTCATCTTTTACGCATTGAACAGCGATCACTTCTTTTTCAGCTGTACATAAGATATTGTTATCAAAAGCAGCTGATTCAACAATATTACGCGCTGCTAAAGCTACGTCTGCTGAAGCATCAACCATAGCTGGTGGGTTACCAGCACCGGCACCAATTGCTTTTTTACCGCTAATCATCGCTTGATGAACCACACCAGGACCACCTGTTACAACTAGTGCATCAATATCTTTATGTGCCATCATTTCTTGAGCAGCTTCAATTGATGGTTTTTCAATTGTTACAACTAAATTTTCTAATTTAACCGCATCGTAGATAAATTCATTCACTTTTTCGACTGCCCAACGTGAAATGTTTTTAGCTCCTGGATGAACACTAAAGTAAACTGTGTTCCCACCAGCTAACATCATAATAGCGTTGGCAATAACTGTTTCAACTGGGTTAGTACTTGGTGTCACCGCACCAATCACACCATAAGGTGCATACTCATACATGATTAATCCGCCATCACCTGTTTGAATTTCTGATGTTAAATCTTCAGTTCCTGGTGTGTTGAATAAAGCATTTTCTAATTTTAAAACCTTAGCATCAGCTGTACCCATTCCAGTTTCTTTTAAAATTTCTTCAGCAATATAATCTAATGAACCTGCGAAACCATCTTTGATTGCATCAATGACTTTGTTACGAGTTTCGATTGAACAATCCACAAAGATTTCTTGGGCTTTTTTAGCGGCACCAACAGCTTCATCAACCGTTTTGAATACCCCTTTATTGCCTGAAGCTGATGTTGATGCTTCTTTACTTCCTAATTCTTCTGATAAAATTTTTCTGATTTGTTCTTCTAAAGTTGACATAATGTTATTCTCCTTTTAATAAAGCTGCCACAGCAGTTTCACAAATTAATTGGTCTTCTGATACTAAGCCACCGCTGACACCAATTGCCCCAATGATTTGCTCTTCATAAATGATTGGTAACCCACCAGCAAAAGTGACTAAGTCACCCGCCATCATTGTTTCGATTTGATATAAATCGCCACCAGGTTGTGTCTCTTTGTTTAAATCTTTTGTTGGAGCTTGCATTAATAAAGCCGAATTAGCTTTTTTAGGTGCTAATGTTAAACTCACTAATTTAGCTTCAGGCATCCGATAAAGCATACGGGCATTTCCTGCTACATCACTGATACAAATAGTAACAGGTACCTTTATTTCACGAGCTTTAGCTTCTGCTACGTCAATCACACGCATTAGATTTTCTTTTGAAAATAGAACGTCAGCATGAACCATTTTAATCGCTTTTTCAATTGCTTCATTTAGGACATCATTTCCCATTAACTTCAGCCTCCTGTTGTAAATAGCGTTGAATAATTTCATCAATTCTTTTTTCTTCTTTGTCATGATAATCTTCATCACGAGCTAGAATATACATACAATCAGATAAGCGATTGACATATTTTAATAACTCTGGACGAATTACTATACCTTGCTCTTCAGAAAGACGGACCAACATTCGTTCACCACGCCGACAGACAGATCTTGCTAAATGTAAATGTGAGCCTGCCAAACTTGAACCTGGTAAGATAAATGTCGTAATAGCCGGTAATTTCTTAGTATAATTATCAATAACTAATTCTAATTCCTTAATATCAGTTTCTGAAATCTGTTGACTTTTATCTGAAAATTTTGTTTCATCCACTGTGGCAATTTCACCAGCCAATT is a window of Vagococcus intermedius DNA encoding:
- a CDS encoding 1-propanol dehydrogenase PduQ codes for the protein MEKLVVPTKIYSGADSLSVLGDIQNARILMVCDSFLPGTDSLNIICDQLASTNQVRLFSDIKPDPPLENIMSGVEVYQEVQPSVIIAVGGGSAIDTAKAIRFFGEKLTNQKVGNFVAIPTTSGTGSEVTNTAVVSDTKNGVKFPIIKDHLIPDIAILDPTLVMSAPNSVTAFSGLDVLTHALESLVANDANLYTDALAEKSIQVIIAHLVETYQHGTDFDLRHKIHDASCAAGLAFNTAGLGICHSLAHQIGAKFHVPHGLANAMLLPYVVEFNARDKQVAAKYAAAIGKTDLASASFSTNDQVLIKRLQKQIFTMMKAMKCPKTLKEFGISESDVRENMEWIVSHAREDGTFPGNPVVPTNQELAHIVESIIK
- a CDS encoding aldehyde dehydrogenase family protein, whose amino-acid sequence is MSTLEEQIRKILSEELGSKEASTSASGNKGVFKTVDEAVGAAKKAQEIFVDCSIETRNKVIDAIKDGFAGSLDYIAEEILKETGMGTADAKVLKLENALFNTPGTEDLTSEIQTGDGGLIMYEYAPYGVIGAVTPSTNPVETVIANAIMMLAGGNTVYFSVHPGAKNISRWAVEKVNEFIYDAVKLENLVVTIEKPSIEAAQEMMAHKDIDALVVTGGPGVVHQAMISGKKAIGAGAGNPPAMVDASADVALAARNIVESAAFDNNILCTAEKEVIAVQCVKDDLIRLMQAEGAFLLTAQKDIDALLALTLRENGTPSRQFIGKDATYILDEAKISYTGKPNLIIMETAKDHPFVEKEMLMPIVPVVCAKDFDDMLQIALEAEGGNHHTSSIHSGDLKHINKAAHRMNTSIFVVNGPTFAGTGVGFTGASALTISTPTGEGTTTAKTFTRRRRLNSPQGFSMRVWRD
- a CDS encoding GlcG/HbpS family heme-binding protein, which gives rise to MGNDVLNEAIEKAIKMVHADVLFSKENLMRVIDVAEAKAREIKVPVTICISDVAGNARMLYRMPEAKLVSLTLAPKKANSALLMQAPTKDLNKETQPGGDLYQIETMMAGDLVTFAGGLPIIYEEQIIGAIGVSGGLVSEDQLICETAVAALLKGE
- a CDS encoding cob(I)yrinic acid a,c-diamide adenosyltransferase; protein product: MAIYTKTGDKGTTSLFDGQRVKKYSDRVDTYGTFDECNSFISVAEKFCQCDENKQLLVKIQYKMFQLAGEIATVDETKFSDKSQQISETDIKELELVIDNYTKKLPAITTFILPGSSLAGSHLHLARSVCRRGERMLVRLSEEQGIVIRPELLKYVNRLSDCMYILARDEDYHDKEEKRIDEIIQRYLQQEAEVNGK